A part of Gambusia affinis linkage group LG21, SWU_Gaff_1.0, whole genome shotgun sequence genomic DNA contains:
- the prmt6 gene encoding protein arginine N-methyltransferase 6: MALIMLNKELQVPDSTMRKHRNKVVATHDGRRRMSYAGKKRKLDKTRQDRFYFDSYSDVTIHEEMIADHVRTSTYRTAILKNSELIRGKVVLDVGAGTGVLSIFCAQAGAKKVYAVEACSIAEQAVEIVKQNNVEDVVEVIRGTVETVELPEKVEVIVSEWMGYALLHESMLNSVLYARDRWLKAGGLILPSRAEIYITPISDPVVEDRLYFWYTVKEQYGVDMSCMSNFARRCIKNSDITVSPVAMEDVLSHPARFAELDLHSVTAEELRTVKGRFTCESFGSAAVNAFCVYFTVTFPCPEKPHSLVLSTSPFKPETHWKQAVLYLDSPVEVVQDTPVSGEVSMFPSEDSSRHICIHVDYTIGEQKRQSKTFSIPDWTAEPQP, translated from the coding sequence ATGGCCCTCATCATGCTCAATAAAGAACTACAAGTCCCAGATTCGACAATGCGGAAGCACCGCAACAAAGTAGTAGCAACACACGACGGTAGAAGGAGGATGTCTTATGctggaaagaagagaaaactaGATAAAACCCGACAggacaggttttattttgacagctATTCCGATGTGACGATACATGAAGAGATGATAGCAGACCACGTCCGGACCAGCACCTACCGGACGGCTATTTTAAAGAACAGCGAGTTGATTAGAGGTAAAGTGGTGCTGGATGTCGGAGCAGGAACCGGCGTTTTAAGCATCTTCTGCGCTCAAGCTGGCGCTAAGAAGGTGTACGCCGTGGAGGCCTGCTCCATAGCCGAGCAGGCGGTGGAAATAGTGAAGCAGAACAACGTAGAGGACGTAGTGGAAGTCATAAGAGGTACGGTGGAGACGGTGGAGCTGCCGGAGAAGGTGGAGGTGATAGTGAGCGAGTGGATGGGCTACGCTCTTCTGCACGAGTCCATGCTCAACTCGGTGCTCTACGCTCGCGACAGGTGGCTGAAGGCCGGCGGACTCATCCTGCCGAGCCGAGCCGAGATCTACATTACCCCCATAAGCGACCCAGTAGTGGAGGACCGCCTGTACTTCTGGTACACCGTCAAAGAGCAGTACGGCGTCGACATGTCCTGCATGTCCAACTTCGCTCGGAGGTGCATTAAGAATTCGGACATAACCGTGAGCCCCGTGGCTATGGAGGACGTGCTCTCCCACCCGGCCCGCTTCGCCGAGCTCGACCTGCATTCGGTGACGGCGGAGGAGCTGCGGACGGTGAAGGGCCGCTTCACGTGCGAGTCGTTCGGCTCGGCTGCGGTGAACGCTTTCTGTGTCTACTTCACGGTGACTTTTCCCTGCCCGGAAAAACCGCACTCGCTCGTTCTGTCCACGTCTCCGTTCAAGCCGGAGACCCACTGGAAGCAGGCAGTGCTGTACCTGGACTCCCCCGTGGAGGTGGTGCAGGACACGCCGGTTAGCGGAGAGGTTAGCATGTTTCCCTCCGAGGACAGCTCCAGACACATATGTATCCATGTGGACTACACTATAGGCGAGCAAAAAAGACAGTCTAAGACTTTTTCCATACCTGACTGGACCGCCGAACCTCAGCCATAG